A single Paenibacillus sp. FSL R5-0517 DNA region contains:
- a CDS encoding ATP-binding cassette domain-containing protein, producing the protein MTWSTRGLFRKSDQASPDSSVRGILLQQVSKRLGYAQVLDQINLEVKQGECAVIVGRNGSGKSTLLRMMAGILLPDKGSIYRTLKGSAKYAVDGLPRVPFTSRKYLWEMGRIRGIRPEELRGRIRELSELLYLDTAIDQKLLLLSKGTLQKVNLIQALLAGPGGLLLLDEPLSGLDIPAQEAVVSLLGEWKDEGTCIVTACHEPLLIERLADQVIVLKKGSVLRYWNREDILQAGEPVVCIQSLAPAGEDLANDPSISHQPGVLSLDRDTSLGNAKSWLWDWKVVQQSTDDVLRMILASGGSVVSVQQEESQLHMESLLGGQHPAVHASRGGVTESVDLSSSMDGAGGEAE; encoded by the coding sequence ATGACATGGAGTACACGTGGTCTTTTCAGGAAGTCGGATCAAGCTTCACCAGACTCATCAGTCCGAGGTATACTGCTTCAACAAGTGAGCAAACGATTAGGTTATGCTCAGGTACTGGATCAAATTAATCTGGAAGTGAAGCAGGGCGAATGCGCTGTGATTGTTGGCAGAAATGGCTCGGGCAAAAGCACATTGCTTCGTATGATGGCGGGTATTCTGTTACCTGACAAAGGATCGATTTATCGCACATTGAAGGGTTCTGCAAAGTATGCAGTAGATGGCCTGCCACGTGTACCCTTTACATCTAGGAAGTACTTGTGGGAGATGGGACGGATTCGGGGCATTCGCCCCGAAGAACTACGTGGGCGGATAAGAGAACTTAGCGAACTTTTATATCTTGATACCGCGATCGATCAGAAGTTACTCTTATTGTCCAAGGGCACATTGCAAAAAGTAAATTTGATTCAGGCCCTTTTAGCTGGACCGGGTGGTCTTTTGTTGCTGGATGAACCGTTATCAGGCTTGGATATTCCAGCGCAAGAGGCAGTCGTATCCCTATTGGGGGAATGGAAGGATGAAGGGACATGCATTGTTACAGCTTGCCATGAACCCTTGCTTATCGAACGTTTGGCAGACCAGGTGATTGTGTTGAAGAAAGGCAGTGTGCTCCGCTACTGGAATCGTGAGGATATACTGCAAGCTGGCGAACCGGTTGTATGTATTCAAAGTCTGGCTCCTGCTGGAGAGGATCTGGCTAATGATCCATCCATTTCACATCAACCGGGAGTGTTGTCTTTAGATCGTGATACGAGCTTGGGGAACGCAAAATCTTGGTTGTGGGATTGGAAAGTGGTTCAACAATCCACAGATGATGTCCTCCGAATGATTCTGGCTTCCGGAGGTTCGGTAGTGTCTGTACAACAGGAGGAAAGTCAATTACATATGGAAAGTCTGCTTGGAGGACAACATCCAGCTGTACATGCGAGTCGTGGAGGTGTCACAGAATCTGTGGACTTAAGCTCTTCCATGGATGGTGCGGGGGGAGAAGCCGAATGA
- a CDS encoding YdcF family protein, with product MTSRRITKRWILIMALTVVFVGILWTVVTAVRISAYTDEDSSRVSDAAIILGAAVEGDNPSPVFRERIEHGIELYRQGTVRNLLFTGGSAADGEHTEAEVGQKYAIAHGVDPADIRIETKSRITEENLVNSIPIGEQAGYHTYTIVSDPLHMKRAMKLAAGLGMDAVSSPTRTTAYRTWRSKFPFLARETVMYMGYTIKGWIDNPQQP from the coding sequence ATGACAAGCAGACGGATAACGAAACGCTGGATATTAATTATGGCTCTGACTGTAGTATTCGTTGGAATCCTATGGACCGTGGTTACGGCAGTACGAATATCTGCTTATACGGATGAGGATTCATCGAGGGTATCGGATGCAGCAATCATTCTGGGTGCAGCAGTGGAGGGAGATAATCCTTCACCTGTATTTCGTGAACGAATCGAACACGGGATTGAATTATACCGTCAGGGTACAGTTCGTAATCTGCTTTTCACAGGCGGGTCGGCTGCTGATGGAGAACATACGGAAGCTGAAGTGGGTCAGAAGTATGCCATCGCACATGGAGTAGATCCTGCGGACATTCGTATAGAGACCAAATCCAGAATTACCGAGGAGAATCTGGTCAATTCAATTCCAATTGGTGAACAGGCCGGTTATCACACCTATACAATTGTGAGTGATCCGCTGCATATGAAACGGGCCATGAAGCTGGCTGCCGGGCTAGGCATGGATGCCGTTTCCTCTCCGACACGAACAACGGCTTATCGAACCTGGCGCAGCAAGTTTCCTTTTCTCGCAAGGGAGACCGTAATGTACATGGGATATACGATCAAAGGATGGATAGACAATCCGCAGCAGCCGTGA
- a CDS encoding ABC transporter ATP-binding protein, producing MKSNTGKRLLDYALKAKGTFIAALIMLTIGVAAELAGPFIAKSMIDNHLLAIEQPFYETTASDEAAVYNGKNYKREGLFEPDENKGSEVRVLQAGKSFYFVNEPVNAPDGDRTYADGILTVTRAGEVTGQYAAAPLSAGELFAFYKPEMPSIYQLIVYYMIFLVISVIMEFGKTFWLQSSANKVIQRLRNDVYAHIQRLPVHFFDNLPAGKVVSRVTNDTEAVKDLFVAVLSNFFSGIITITGVYVALFLLDVRLGLISLFVVPMLITWIVLYRKFATRYNTIIRSRLSEINAIINESIQGMSIIRVFRHQKQTKQEFEDLNDDYMKHQNKMLNLNAFTSHNLVNVLRNIAFAVVLWYFGSSVLDGTSIISLGVLYAFVDVLGRLFQPITGMVNQLANLDSSLVSAGRVFELMDEKGEPVTDGSMPRYKGNVVFDDVSFAYKKDYVLNNISFKASQGQTVALVGHTGSGKSSIINLMFRFYDPQKGKITIDGQNVKDLPKQWIREHMGIVLQDPYLFTGTIASNVSLGDEKISRERIEQALRDVGAERILAHLPQGFDEPVIEKGSTLSAGQRQLISFARALAFDPAILILDEATANIDTETEALIQNALEVLKKGRTTFIIAHRLSTIRSADQILVLHRGRIVEQGAHDELMELKGRYYKMYQLQQGAQAAAVATLENPSGDTVRTSASFAGGNA from the coding sequence TTGAAGTCTAATACAGGCAAAAGGCTGCTTGATTACGCCTTGAAAGCCAAAGGAACATTTATCGCTGCATTAATTATGCTTACCATTGGTGTTGCGGCCGAGCTTGCCGGGCCGTTCATCGCCAAATCCATGATCGACAATCACTTGCTCGCGATTGAGCAGCCTTTCTATGAGACCACAGCTTCAGATGAAGCCGCAGTCTACAACGGTAAGAACTACAAACGCGAAGGCTTGTTCGAACCGGATGAAAACAAAGGTTCCGAAGTGCGGGTATTACAGGCCGGCAAAAGTTTTTATTTTGTAAACGAACCGGTCAATGCCCCTGACGGAGACCGCACATATGCGGATGGAATCCTCACGGTTACACGCGCAGGTGAAGTAACAGGCCAATATGCGGCAGCCCCCCTGTCCGCCGGTGAACTGTTTGCTTTTTACAAACCGGAGATGCCCAGCATCTATCAATTAATTGTGTACTACATGATCTTCCTCGTGATCTCGGTCATTATGGAGTTTGGTAAAACATTCTGGCTGCAGTCCTCAGCCAACAAGGTCATTCAAAGACTGCGTAACGATGTGTATGCCCACATTCAGCGACTGCCAGTGCACTTTTTTGATAACCTGCCCGCAGGTAAAGTTGTATCTCGGGTCACAAACGATACAGAAGCCGTCAAGGATCTGTTCGTTGCCGTTCTTTCGAACTTTTTCTCAGGAATCATCACGATTACAGGTGTGTATGTCGCACTCTTCCTGCTCGATGTTCGTCTGGGCCTGATCTCATTATTCGTCGTGCCGATGCTCATTACATGGATTGTGCTCTATCGCAAGTTCGCCACTCGCTACAACACGATCATTCGGTCAAGGCTGAGTGAGATCAATGCGATCATTAACGAGTCCATTCAGGGGATGTCCATTATCCGCGTATTCCGCCATCAGAAACAAACCAAGCAGGAATTCGAAGATCTGAATGATGACTATATGAAACACCAGAACAAAATGCTCAACCTGAATGCCTTCACCTCACACAACCTGGTTAACGTATTACGGAATATCGCCTTTGCAGTGGTCCTGTGGTACTTCGGTTCCAGTGTGCTGGATGGCACAAGTATTATTTCCCTGGGTGTTCTGTATGCCTTCGTCGATGTCCTGGGCCGTTTGTTCCAGCCGATCACCGGTATGGTGAATCAGCTCGCCAACCTGGACTCCTCCCTCGTATCTGCTGGTCGCGTCTTTGAGCTGATGGATGAAAAAGGAGAACCCGTAACCGATGGCTCCATGCCAAGATACAAAGGGAATGTTGTCTTCGACGATGTATCCTTTGCCTATAAAAAGGACTATGTGCTCAACAATATCTCGTTCAAAGCATCACAAGGTCAGACGGTGGCTCTGGTCGGCCACACCGGTTCGGGTAAAAGCTCCATCATCAACCTGATGTTCCGGTTCTATGATCCGCAAAAGGGCAAGATCACGATCGATGGTCAGAATGTTAAGGATCTGCCTAAACAGTGGATTCGTGAGCATATGGGGATTGTACTTCAGGACCCGTATCTGTTCACCGGCACCATTGCTTCCAACGTCAGTCTAGGCGATGAGAAGATCTCCCGTGAACGCATTGAACAGGCGCTGCGTGATGTAGGCGCTGAGCGTATACTGGCTCATTTGCCTCAAGGCTTTGACGAACCTGTCATCGAGAAGGGAAGCACATTGTCTGCTGGTCAGCGTCAGTTAATCTCCTTCGCTCGTGCGCTGGCTTTTGATCCGGCTATCCTCATTCTGGATGAAGCGACTGCCAATATTGATACGGAAACGGAAGCTCTCATTCAGAATGCACTCGAAGTCCTCAAAAAAGGACGTACCACCTTCATCATTGCTCACCGTCTCTCCACCATTCGTTCGGCAGATCAGATTCTGGTTCTGCATCGAGGGCGAATCGTTGAGCAGGGTGCACATGATGAACTGATGGAGCTTAAAGGCCGCTATTATAAGATGTACCAGCTTCAGCAAGGTGCGCAAGCAGCAGCGGTCGCGACACTCGAGAATCCATCGGGCGACACCGTTCGAACATCAGCCTCCTTTGCAGGAGGAAATGCATAA
- a CDS encoding ABC transporter transmembrane domain-containing protein encodes MFSVLKNLAWFFRLERKRYLTGVILLILVGIAELLPPRLLGNAIDEIVRGSITGTSLTRYILLILGTVIIIYLVTYVWMHKLFGGANLVERLLRSRFMDHLLRMTPPFFEKNRTGDLMARATNDLRSIATTAGFGMLTLTDSTAFLATVLFAMGFLVSWKLTLAAILPLPFIAIAMMIYGKAVHQRYTLAQDAFGDMNDQVLESIAGIRVVRAYVQERLDEKRFADVTEDVYRKNLAVARMDALFEPTIRLFVGLSYVIALAYGIYLVFHNEITLGDLVSFNMYLGMMIWPMFAIGELINLMQRGSASLDRVNETLSVEPAVQDVEQPAHVTNPEEIAMQDVTFRYPSSTVDNLSHISFSLRRGQTLGVVGRTGSGKSTLLKQLLHEYPAGSGTLSISGHPIQDIAKDDLHSWIGYVPQEQVLFSKSVRQNIQFGKPGASDEVIMEAIRTAAFDGDLGTLSDGLDTLVGEKGISLSGGQKQRVSLARAFIANPDILILDDALSAVDARTEAKIIENIRNKRSGKTTLISTHRLSAIEHADRIIVLEHGKITEEGTHQELLAMNGWYREQYERQQVESNLST; translated from the coding sequence TTGTTCTCTGTACTTAAAAACCTGGCCTGGTTCTTCCGGCTGGAACGCAAACGATACCTAACCGGTGTCATCTTGCTTATTCTGGTGGGCATTGCCGAACTGCTGCCTCCTCGTCTTCTTGGCAATGCCATCGACGAGATTGTGCGCGGTTCCATTACCGGCACCTCACTTACGCGTTATATCTTGCTTATTCTAGGAACGGTCATCATTATCTATCTGGTTACATACGTTTGGATGCACAAACTGTTTGGTGGTGCCAATCTGGTGGAACGGCTTCTTCGTTCGCGCTTTATGGACCACTTGCTGCGGATGACTCCTCCCTTTTTTGAGAAAAACAGAACTGGCGATCTGATGGCTCGGGCCACCAATGATCTTCGTTCCATTGCCACTACAGCAGGCTTCGGCATGCTGACTTTAACAGACTCTACAGCCTTTCTGGCCACCGTACTGTTCGCTATGGGTTTTCTGGTTAGTTGGAAACTGACCCTGGCGGCAATCCTGCCATTACCTTTTATCGCCATTGCCATGATGATCTATGGTAAAGCTGTACATCAACGTTACACCCTCGCACAGGATGCATTCGGAGATATGAATGACCAGGTGCTGGAATCCATTGCCGGTATCCGTGTCGTGCGTGCCTATGTGCAGGAACGTCTGGACGAAAAACGGTTCGCCGATGTGACCGAAGATGTGTATCGCAAAAACCTCGCTGTTGCCAGAATGGATGCCCTATTCGAACCCACCATCCGGCTCTTCGTTGGACTCAGTTATGTGATTGCACTGGCCTACGGCATATATCTTGTATTCCATAATGAAATTACTCTGGGTGATCTCGTATCATTCAATATGTACCTGGGGATGATGATCTGGCCTATGTTCGCCATCGGCGAATTGATTAACCTGATGCAGCGCGGTAGCGCTTCACTTGATCGGGTCAACGAGACATTATCGGTAGAACCTGCTGTACAGGATGTGGAGCAACCTGCTCACGTTACGAATCCGGAAGAAATTGCGATGCAAGATGTTACATTCCGTTATCCTAGCTCCACTGTCGACAATCTCAGTCATATCAGCTTTTCGCTGCGAAGGGGTCAAACCTTGGGTGTTGTGGGTCGTACGGGTAGCGGTAAGTCTACTTTGCTCAAACAACTGCTTCATGAATACCCTGCTGGTTCGGGTACATTAAGCATCTCGGGTCATCCGATTCAGGATATCGCCAAAGATGACTTGCATAGCTGGATCGGCTATGTACCACAGGAACAAGTGCTGTTCTCCAAGTCCGTTCGTCAGAACATTCAATTTGGTAAACCTGGGGCCAGTGATGAAGTCATCATGGAAGCCATCCGTACCGCCGCTTTTGACGGGGATCTGGGAACCTTATCGGATGGACTGGATACACTCGTTGGTGAAAAAGGAATCTCTCTGTCCGGTGGACAGAAACAGCGGGTATCGCTGGCACGTGCCTTTATTGCTAATCCTGATATTCTGATCCTTGATGATGCTTTATCTGCTGTCGATGCACGTACTGAAGCTAAAATCATTGAAAATATACGCAACAAACGCTCGGGCAAAACCACGCTGATCTCGACTCATCGCCTGTCTGCTATTGAACATGCTGACCGAATCATCGTACTGGAGCACGGGAAAATTACGGAAGAAGGCACTCACCAGGAACTGTTAGCCATGAACGGCTGGTACCGTGAACAGTATGAACGGCAACAGGTCGAGTCCAATCTGTCCACGTAG
- a CDS encoding HesB/YadR/YfhF family protein has product MSTIHVSDQAARWYKEELNLSEGDSIRFFARYSSGGGLHPGFSLGIAVEKPRHPADQTEVSGIQFFMEDHDYWYLKGHQLHVDIVDEGQDIEYRYTEISNP; this is encoded by the coding sequence ATGAGTACCATACATGTATCCGATCAAGCTGCTCGCTGGTACAAGGAAGAACTGAATTTGAGCGAGGGAGACAGCATTCGATTTTTTGCCCGTTATAGCTCAGGCGGAGGTCTTCACCCTGGATTTTCGCTAGGTATTGCTGTGGAAAAACCAAGACATCCTGCTGATCAAACCGAAGTATCGGGAATTCAATTCTTTATGGAAGATCACGATTATTGGTATCTGAAAGGGCACCAACTGCATGTGGATATCGTTGATGAAGGTCAGGATATCGAATATCGTTACACTGAAATATCTAATCCTTGA
- a CDS encoding NUDIX domain-containing protein, which yields MNLPARDLAQYIAKRSHIVVKAAVRAENEQGELLLIQHAEHGQWRLPAGEMRPGEAIEDAAHRELWEETGWTVDTMTLEGLYSGPDLRSLHSSGDEEYYVIALFRTVIIQDDLVESRVNSDAGLKFYAQESLPPLNEISRILLARDNVE from the coding sequence GTGAATCTGCCAGCACGAGATTTGGCCCAGTATATCGCAAAACGCTCTCATATTGTTGTAAAAGCGGCGGTGCGGGCTGAGAACGAACAAGGTGAATTACTGCTGATTCAGCATGCGGAACACGGTCAATGGCGGTTGCCAGCTGGTGAGATGCGCCCTGGGGAAGCCATAGAAGATGCTGCGCATCGGGAGTTATGGGAAGAGACAGGTTGGACCGTTGATACCATGACACTGGAAGGTCTGTATTCAGGGCCTGATCTTCGGTCTCTGCATTCGAGCGGAGATGAAGAGTATTATGTCATTGCCCTGTTCCGGACAGTGATCATTCAGGATGATCTTGTGGAGTCACGTGTCAATAGTGATGCGGGTCTTAAGTTTTACGCACAGGAGTCGTTACCACCTCTGAATGAAATTAGCCGAATTCTGTTAGCTCGGGATAATGTAGAATAA
- a CDS encoding ADP-heptose synthase, whose product MSRQFITEAVMVAIYGQLLAPPAPVEYIFPYTTILELYEFQTSPDPMMDNPADDQHVKSKINEMISYFEEPLNKKKIERALLVPWAKSPSILFGDQVSIAIINAIDTAQYGEYFDPIETELLLTSQRLSIPILTDQVELITRIIESESPVQVFDIDDFDFAMDDESLDQV is encoded by the coding sequence ATGTCACGTCAGTTTATTACAGAAGCCGTGATGGTGGCTATTTACGGTCAATTGCTAGCGCCGCCCGCGCCTGTTGAATATATTTTTCCTTATACCACCATCCTTGAGCTATATGAATTCCAGACCAGTCCTGATCCCATGATGGATAACCCGGCAGATGATCAGCATGTAAAATCCAAAATCAATGAAATGATTTCTTATTTCGAGGAACCACTGAATAAGAAAAAAATAGAGCGTGCGTTACTTGTTCCATGGGCCAAAAGCCCCTCCATTTTATTTGGTGACCAAGTATCCATTGCCATTATCAATGCAATAGATACGGCACAGTACGGGGAGTATTTCGATCCCATTGAGACAGAATTGCTGCTGACATCTCAGCGCCTGAGTATCCCGATTCTCACCGATCAGGTTGAATTGATCACACGCATCATTGAGTCTGAATCACCTGTACAGGTATTCGATATCGATGATTTTGATTTTGCGATGGATGATGAATCACTGGATCAGGTGTAA
- a CDS encoding DUF441 domain-containing protein — MDMTSLLLLVFAALGIISSNTPVTVAMVFLLLLRVLNLNQAFPWLEKYGLTLGIIILTIGVMAPLASGKMSLQTIGESFLHWKSLLAIGVGLLVAYLGGRGATLMSTQPTVVAGLLIGTVLGVALFKGVPVGPLIAAGILSLLLGKS; from the coding sequence ATGGATATGACTTCCCTGCTGCTACTTGTTTTTGCGGCTCTCGGGATTATCAGCAGCAACACACCTGTGACCGTAGCGATGGTATTTCTGTTGTTGCTACGAGTCCTGAACCTGAATCAGGCATTTCCATGGCTTGAAAAATACGGACTTACACTGGGCATCATCATTCTGACCATTGGCGTGATGGCACCTCTTGCCAGTGGCAAGATGAGTCTGCAGACGATCGGTGAGTCTTTCCTGCACTGGAAATCACTGCTCGCCATTGGTGTAGGATTACTGGTGGCATATCTCGGAGGACGTGGCGCTACGCTGATGAGTACACAGCCAACTGTCGTTGCAGGGCTGTTAATCGGAACGGTACTTGGGGTTGCCCTATTCAAGGGTGTACCTGTGGGTCCATTGATTGCTGCAGGAATACTGTCACTGCTACTGGGCAAATCCTGA
- a CDS encoding YpdA family putative bacillithiol disulfide reductase gives MEDVIIIGGGPCGLSAAIECERLGLSAVIVEKYNIVQSIYLYPTHMQFFSTAPLLEIGNVPFSTPNDKPFRYEALAYYRRVAEHFGLRVHNYEEAREIKRKDDGTFEVHTLNRRGEAIVHVGRNVVVATGYFDHPNYLGIPGEDKDKVTHYFREAHPYTRTRVAIIGGSNSAVDAAMELVRVGAHIDMVYRGSGLSQHIKPWVRPLFESMVTKGHITLHLESRVNEILDDSIRLIHTDGSTRELDNDFVLAMTGFRPDRQLLTSVGVEMSDDMDKPLYDEQTMESSVPGVYVGGVIASGRNANEVFIESGRWHGRYIAEHIVSKQRGQTEGK, from the coding sequence ATGGAAGATGTCATTATTATCGGCGGAGGCCCATGCGGCCTATCTGCTGCCATTGAATGTGAACGGCTGGGACTGTCCGCTGTGATCGTTGAGAAATACAATATCGTTCAATCTATTTATCTGTATCCAACCCATATGCAGTTTTTCAGCACAGCACCGCTGCTTGAGATCGGAAACGTTCCGTTCAGCACACCTAATGATAAGCCGTTTCGTTATGAAGCACTTGCCTATTATCGCAGGGTAGCCGAACATTTTGGTCTGCGTGTTCATAACTATGAAGAAGCCCGTGAAATCAAACGCAAGGATGATGGTACGTTTGAGGTACATACGCTCAATCGCCGCGGGGAAGCCATCGTTCATGTTGGACGCAATGTCGTTGTAGCTACCGGTTATTTTGACCATCCTAACTATCTGGGCATCCCTGGAGAAGATAAAGATAAGGTAACCCACTACTTCCGGGAAGCCCACCCTTATACCCGTACACGTGTCGCCATTATTGGCGGAAGCAACTCAGCCGTGGACGCGGCCATGGAACTGGTTCGGGTCGGAGCACATATTGATATGGTGTATCGCGGCAGTGGTTTGTCCCAGCATATTAAACCATGGGTACGCCCGCTATTCGAGAGCATGGTGACAAAAGGTCATATCACACTGCACCTGGAATCACGCGTGAATGAAATACTCGATGATTCAATTCGTCTGATACACACGGATGGTTCCACTCGGGAACTGGATAATGACTTCGTACTGGCAATGACCGGTTTCCGTCCAGATCGTCAACTACTCACGTCGGTAGGTGTGGAGATGTCTGATGATATGGATAAACCTCTATATGATGAACAAACGATGGAAAGCAGCGTACCTGGTGTATATGTGGGCGGAGTCATCGCTTCGGGGCGTAATGCCAATGAAGTCTTTATTGAATCCGGGCGCTGGCATGGACGGTACATTGCGGAACATATCGTTAGCAAACAACGTGGACAGACTGAAGGGAAATGA
- a CDS encoding metalloregulator ArsR/SmtB family transcription factor, giving the protein MQLEKIVAYHKALADPTRLRMLLLLAQGELHGQALAERLNLSQPTVTHHASKLREAALIKERREKNTVYFTLNPSFIRENAQASVDFIFKREEVTDMSDVNETLKASVMRNFFSKDGRLRQIPAQYKKKLIVLGHLVEQLEFGRKYTEKEMNTFIQKYHEDFATIRREFIMHQFMYREEGIYELNPKEMWTRWDQVK; this is encoded by the coding sequence ATGCAGCTGGAGAAAATTGTGGCTTATCATAAAGCGTTGGCTGACCCGACCCGGCTTCGCATGCTGCTGTTGTTGGCACAGGGTGAACTGCACGGACAGGCACTTGCCGAGCGGCTGAATCTGTCACAGCCCACCGTGACACATCATGCATCCAAGCTGAGAGAGGCGGCGCTGATTAAGGAACGACGGGAGAAAAATACAGTGTACTTCACACTGAATCCTTCGTTTATCCGCGAGAATGCGCAGGCTTCGGTTGACTTTATCTTTAAGCGAGAGGAGGTTACGGATATGAGTGATGTGAACGAAACACTGAAAGCGTCGGTCATGAGAAATTTTTTCTCCAAAGATGGACGACTGCGGCAGATTCCCGCTCAATACAAGAAAAAGCTGATTGTACTTGGTCATCTGGTCGAGCAGCTTGAGTTCGGTCGGAAGTATACCGAGAAAGAAATGAATACATTTATACAGAAGTATCATGAAGATTTCGCTACCATTCGGCGGGAATTTATCATGCATCAGTTCATGTATCGGGAAGAAGGGATCTATGAACTGAATCCGAAGGAAATGTGGACGCGCTGGGATCAGGTCAAATAG
- the rsgA gene encoding ribosome small subunit-dependent GTPase A has product MEEQDRKPARIIADHGHLQRLITEEGERWGRISGRMRHDSLETSLVPAVGDWVAITGQAGEEAIIHHLVPRQSRVSRQAAGPVTKEQLIAANVDTLLIVAALNHDFNLRRLERYVMMAWNGGVRPVIVLSKSDLCNNVEEQIRNVEGIAPGVEVLAISAVEDQGKSLLERYLQPGLTVALTGSSGSGKSTLVNWMMGEDVQLTQSVREGDSRGRHTTTHREMFVLPQGAVLIDTPGMRELNLWDEGNDGLSHAFGEIEELAATCRFLDCSHTREAGCAVKEAIQDGSLDEKRLNNYLKMQKELQYQQRKEEVASRKRTASSKPATSRKPKHSRSVKEWEEV; this is encoded by the coding sequence ATGGAAGAGCAGGATAGAAAGCCAGCCAGAATTATCGCAGATCATGGACACCTGCAACGTTTGATTACAGAAGAGGGCGAACGCTGGGGGAGAATTTCGGGCCGAATGCGTCATGATAGTCTGGAAACGAGTTTGGTACCAGCGGTTGGAGATTGGGTGGCGATTACAGGCCAGGCAGGTGAAGAAGCAATTATTCATCATCTGGTGCCACGTCAGAGCAGGGTATCGAGACAGGCGGCAGGTCCAGTGACCAAAGAACAATTAATCGCTGCAAACGTGGATACACTGTTAATCGTGGCTGCACTTAATCATGATTTCAACCTTAGACGACTCGAAAGATACGTGATGATGGCTTGGAATGGTGGCGTAAGGCCAGTCATTGTCTTGAGCAAAAGTGATCTGTGCAACAATGTGGAAGAACAGATCCGAAATGTAGAAGGAATCGCTCCAGGTGTTGAAGTGCTTGCGATATCTGCAGTGGAGGACCAAGGCAAATCTTTACTGGAACGATATTTGCAGCCAGGGTTGACTGTTGCGCTCACAGGATCTTCGGGCAGTGGCAAGTCTACGCTGGTGAACTGGATGATGGGTGAGGATGTGCAACTTACACAGTCTGTTCGTGAGGGCGACAGCCGAGGGAGACATACCACAACACACCGGGAGATGTTTGTACTTCCACAGGGAGCCGTATTGATCGATACTCCAGGAATGCGTGAGCTTAACCTATGGGATGAGGGGAATGATGGGCTGTCGCATGCGTTTGGAGAAATTGAAGAACTTGCGGCAACGTGCAGATTCCTGGACTGCAGTCATACACGGGAAGCAGGATGTGCAGTGAAAGAGGCCATACAGGATGGTTCATTAGATGAAAAAAGACTGAATAATTATCTGAAAATGCAGAAGGAATTGCAATATCAGCAACGCAAGGAAGAAGTGGCATCCAGAAAGCGTACCGCTTCCAGCAAACCGGCCACTAGTCGCAAACCCAAGCACTCCCGCAGTGTGAAAGAGTGGGAGGAAGTCTGA
- a CDS encoding L,D-transpeptidase: protein MPDYRIIVDLSDHMLYLLDGNQVIKGYPVATGKMLTQTPNGEFTIINKQSNPGGPFGVLWMGLSAPHYGIHGTNEPWSIGKSVSHGCIRMYNSDVLDLSSKVSVGTRVTIRP, encoded by the coding sequence ATGCCAGATTACAGGATTATTGTAGATCTGTCTGACCACATGTTATATCTTCTTGATGGCAATCAGGTGATTAAGGGCTATCCCGTAGCCACAGGCAAGATGCTCACGCAGACGCCAAACGGGGAGTTCACGATTATTAACAAGCAATCCAATCCAGGTGGACCATTTGGCGTGTTGTGGATGGGGCTGTCTGCTCCCCATTATGGGATACACGGAACCAATGAGCCTTGGTCTATTGGCAAATCCGTCTCCCATGGTTGTATACGCATGTACAACTCGGATGTACTGGATCTGTCGTCCAAGGTTTCTGTAGGCACTAGAGTAACGATCCGGCCCTAG